A part of Kitasatospora acidiphila genomic DNA contains:
- a CDS encoding FadR/GntR family transcriptional regulator, producing the protein MATGGADDQARYPAGLAERLAVGLLDLIAEQGLGPGDSLPTVRGMAERFGVTPPTIREALRRLQATDAVQLRHGSGIFVGPGVRRTVLPNPNSVPIRDEQILQLVEARLAIEPSIAALAARNRTDEQLAQLAAAVEIATQSRVPRGRNFHRDLAAASGNPMLFEVVDSLLAVRRGEQRTLRGLIQDRVHDRDRHQAIFEAVRDRNPVAAEELTRQHLRELRASTATLLRRPREDEPSTDA; encoded by the coding sequence ATGGCAACCGGTGGAGCGGATGACCAGGCGCGCTATCCGGCCGGCCTGGCGGAGCGGCTGGCAGTCGGCCTGCTCGACCTGATCGCCGAGCAGGGGCTCGGCCCCGGCGACAGCCTGCCCACGGTGCGGGGCATGGCCGAGCGGTTCGGGGTGACCCCGCCCACGATCCGGGAGGCGCTGCGCAGGCTGCAGGCCACCGATGCCGTCCAACTGCGGCACGGGTCCGGGATCTTCGTCGGTCCCGGGGTGCGGCGGACGGTGCTGCCCAATCCCAACTCCGTGCCCATCCGGGACGAGCAGATCCTCCAACTCGTCGAGGCGCGACTGGCGATCGAACCGAGCATCGCCGCGCTCGCCGCCCGGAACCGCACCGACGAGCAACTGGCCCAGCTGGCAGCCGCGGTGGAGATCGCGACGCAGTCGCGGGTGCCCCGAGGCCGCAACTTCCACCGGGACCTGGCCGCCGCGTCCGGCAATCCGATGCTGTTCGAGGTCGTCGACTCGCTGCTCGCGGTGCGGCGCGGGGAGCAGCGCACCCTGCGCGGACTCATCCAGGACCGGGTCCACGACCGCGACCGGCACCAGGCGATCTTCGAGGCGGTGCGGGACCGGAACCCGGTCGCGGCCGAGGAACTCACCCGACAGCACCTGCGTGAGCTGCGTGCGAGCACCGCGACGCTGCTGCGCCGGCCGCGAGAAGACGAGCCGTCGACGGATGCCTGA